A genomic region of Thermodesulfovibrionales bacterium contains the following coding sequences:
- a CDS encoding response regulator, translating to MKDPKAMKIIVADDNRHSLMYHGLLLKKLGHTIVPARSGLEVLKLLKVVEPDIVMLDIGMETIDGLTVLKHIMEDSQTSSIPVIMASGESSNETISQCMKLGCVDYLIKPVTVERLHAALEKCVISVTPAKRRHARVPFNKKVVVTYQGRSYHLPVETLSEGGVFIRRKDPFPKGSIIEIMLPLDDETAVRLQGEVVHVENLFENPFPPGMGITFKGMTDEDIKRLRSFIELIATGDILDELKES from the coding sequence ATGAAGGATCCTAAGGCAATGAAGATCATTGTGGCCGATGATAATCGGCATTCTCTCATGTATCACGGGCTTCTCCTCAAGAAACTTGGACATACCATCGTGCCTGCCAGGAGCGGGCTGGAGGTGTTGAAGCTCTTAAAGGTTGTTGAGCCTGATATTGTCATGCTCGATATCGGGATGGAGACGATCGATGGCCTGACGGTCTTAAAGCATATCATGGAAGATTCGCAGACATCAAGCATACCGGTGATTATGGCATCAGGGGAATCGAGCAATGAGACCATCAGCCAGTGCATGAAATTGGGCTGTGTTGACTACCTCATAAAGCCCGTAACAGTAGAAAGGCTCCACGCTGCTTTAGAGAAGTGCGTCATTTCGGTGACCCCGGCAAAGAGAAGACATGCAAGAGTTCCATTCAACAAGAAGGTTGTCGTTACGTACCAGGGGAGATCATATCATCTTCCCGTCGAAACGCTCTCTGAAGGAGGCGTTTTTATCAGAAGGAAAGACCCTTTTCCCAAGGGCTCCATCATAGAGATCATGTTGCCTCTCGATGACGAAACGGCGGTCCGGCTGCAGGGGGAAGTTGTTCATGTCGAAAACCTTTTTGAGAACCCTTTCCCTCCCGGAATGGGGATAACCTTTAAGGGCATGACCGATGAAGACATCAAGAGGCTACGGAGTTTCATAGAACTAATAGCTACCGGAGACATCCTCGACGAGCTCAAAGAGAGCTGA
- a CDS encoding PIG-L deacetylase family protein, giving the protein MVAPADALVVVAHPDDAEFGVSGTVAKWIREGKEVVYVVCTSGEKGTSDRSMDPGRLAQIREKEQEAAARVLGVREVVFLRFPDQGLEDTAEFRKMIARQIRMYRPKTVVTSDPYRRYLWHRDHRIVGQVTLDAVFPFARDHLAYPDLLEEGLEPHKVREMLFVGSEDINYRTDITETFDKKIAALRCHESQMKELTVPDLEAWMREWACSMAEGADCELAEAFHRIEITR; this is encoded by the coding sequence ATGGTAGCTCCCGCCGACGCACTTGTGGTCGTAGCCCATCCGGACGATGCGGAATTTGGCGTCTCCGGTACTGTCGCGAAGTGGATTCGGGAAGGCAAAGAGGTCGTATACGTTGTCTGCACGAGCGGTGAGAAGGGAACCTCAGACAGGTCCATGGATCCTGGTCGCCTGGCCCAGATACGAGAGAAGGAACAGGAAGCCGCTGCCAGGGTCCTCGGCGTCCGGGAAGTGGTCTTCCTGAGGTTTCCCGATCAGGGGCTCGAAGACACTGCTGAATTCAGGAAGATGATCGCCCGGCAGATCCGAATGTATCGGCCAAAGACCGTTGTCACCTCAGACCCTTACCGCCGTTACCTTTGGCATCGTGATCACAGGATTGTCGGGCAGGTTACCCTTGACGCCGTCTTTCCCTTCGCCCGTGACCATCTCGCCTATCCCGACCTCCTCGAAGAAGGTCTCGAACCTCATAAGGTCAGGGAAATGCTCTTCGTCGGGTCGGAGGACATTAACTACCGGACTGATATCACAGAAACCTTTGATAAGAAAATCGCCGCCCTCCGCTGTCATGAAAGTCAGATGAAGGAGCTCACCGTACCTGACCTGGAGGCATGGATGCGTGAATGGGCGTGTTCCATGGCAGAAGGTGCCGATTGCGAACTCGCCGAGGCCTTCCACCGGATCGAGATAACACGATGA
- a CDS encoding glycosyltransferase, translated as MTHLPPVLSEPDLKQEKGFFQVPPLRIATLSIHSSPLGELGTEETGGMSVYVRELSRELGRSGQSVDIYTCADGGRDASELLLSENVRLIHLDIGYQGRLTKNILPGRLPEVFQSLATYIESNGLRYDLIHSHYWLSGQVGSLAQDRWDTPHVAMFHTTGVAKRVACSREREPFQRLIAERRLAQVSDRILAATEKERDLLRKYYGVAARKIGMVPCGVNLERFRPVAGALARREMGIRDDRFVVLYVGRFAPVKGLDRLIAAAAHLRSYRELTLLIIGGDGFQTQGAAELRRLAKRASIEDIVKFQGRVEHDLLPLYYSAADVLVVPSYYESFGLVALESLACGTPVIATPVGAMETLIREGETGLLLDNPSPRSLASAIERFMLNPPKVATCRDRIRASVLNYDWQKIASSVMQEYRTALQFRSPRNERTRAQGVCSW; from the coding sequence ATGACGCACCTTCCCCCTGTCCTGTCCGAGCCGGATTTGAAACAAGAGAAGGGTTTCTTTCAGGTCCCGCCGCTGAGGATCGCCACCCTCAGCATCCATTCCAGTCCGCTGGGCGAACTCGGGACAGAGGAGACTGGCGGCATGAGCGTCTATGTCCGCGAACTCTCCCGGGAACTCGGGAGATCGGGACAGAGCGTCGATATTTACACCTGTGCCGACGGAGGCAGAGACGCCTCCGAGCTCTTGCTGTCCGAAAATGTGCGTCTCATCCATCTTGATATCGGATACCAAGGTCGTCTCACAAAGAACATACTCCCGGGACGTCTGCCGGAAGTCTTTCAGTCACTCGCCACCTATATTGAGAGCAACGGTCTCCGGTATGATCTTATCCACAGCCACTATTGGCTCTCCGGCCAGGTGGGGAGCCTGGCGCAAGACCGGTGGGATACCCCTCATGTGGCGATGTTTCACACCACGGGCGTTGCGAAGCGAGTTGCCTGCAGCCGGGAGAGGGAACCCTTCCAACGTTTGATCGCCGAAAGAAGGCTGGCCCAAGTGAGCGACCGGATCCTTGCAGCAACGGAGAAGGAGAGAGATTTGCTCAGGAAATATTATGGCGTGGCGGCCCGGAAGATTGGAATGGTACCCTGCGGAGTAAACCTCGAACGCTTTCGACCGGTAGCAGGGGCTCTGGCCCGCAGGGAAATGGGAATCCGGGACGACAGGTTCGTCGTCCTATACGTCGGAAGGTTCGCCCCTGTCAAGGGACTGGACCGACTCATTGCTGCTGCTGCGCACCTTCGTTCTTACCGGGAACTCACGCTCCTGATCATTGGCGGAGACGGTTTTCAGACGCAGGGTGCTGCGGAGTTGAGACGGCTCGCAAAAAGAGCGTCCATCGAGGACATTGTGAAGTTTCAGGGCAGGGTAGAGCACGATCTCCTCCCCCTCTACTATAGCGCTGCAGATGTCCTCGTCGTGCCGTCTTACTACGAGAGTTTCGGTCTCGTGGCCTTGGAATCCCTCGCCTGCGGCACGCCGGTCATTGCGACCCCCGTTGGTGCGATGGAGACCCTGATACGGGAAGGGGAAACAGGACTTCTCCTTGACAATCCAAGTCCCCGTTCCCTCGCTTCGGCGATCGAGAGATTCATGCTAAATCCGCCGAAGGTCGCCACATGCCGTGACAGAATCCGTGCTTCTGTCCTCAATTACGACTGGCAGAAGATCGCATCTTCCGTCATGCAAGAATACAGAACTGCTCTGCAATTCCGGAGCCCCCGTAATGAACGGACCCGGGCGCAGGGAGTTTGCTCATGGTAG
- a CDS encoding GNAT family N-acetyltransferase — translation MKNRATTKREFAHSPAGTVTVEPIDHLELYWQDSGNPLKWDCLFMLPPWLGTWWSYFGKGPETQLYVVRKENAVLGLAPLTVRGDTARLISDSDLIDYSDVIVAPSGEREFLSTLFDHFRREGISRFDTGRVRADSTTVSCLKTYSGSIGSDISCAPVDVLYEMDLPDQWEGYLVSLSGKERHETRRKIRRLESAGYVGLRTIEDERDVSYAIETFLALFRSNREEKALFMTGDVKSFFRSLALAMAKSGLLTLYVLDVNDTPIAAAMCFDYRSTVYLYNNGYDRHFDYLSGGILTTVFSIRESIKRNRKRYNFLRGTETYKGRLGGRPLKLLQCEVTLR, via the coding sequence ATGAAGAATCGAGCGACAACAAAAAGAGAGTTTGCTCATTCGCCGGCAGGGACGGTAACTGTTGAGCCGATAGACCATCTGGAGCTTTACTGGCAGGATTCCGGGAACCCCTTGAAGTGGGATTGTCTCTTCATGCTCCCCCCGTGGCTTGGTACCTGGTGGTCGTATTTCGGAAAAGGCCCTGAGACGCAGCTCTACGTTGTGAGAAAGGAGAACGCTGTCCTCGGTCTGGCGCCTCTTACGGTCAGGGGAGATACGGCGCGCCTTATCAGCGACAGCGACCTGATCGATTACAGTGATGTCATCGTTGCGCCCTCTGGAGAGAGGGAGTTTCTCTCGACCCTTTTCGACCACTTCAGGCGCGAGGGCATCAGCCGTTTCGATACGGGTCGGGTTCGTGCAGATTCGACGACCGTCTCATGTCTCAAGACGTACTCAGGATCCATCGGCTCCGACATCTCGTGCGCTCCGGTGGATGTGCTCTATGAAATGGACTTACCGGACCAATGGGAAGGATATCTCGTCTCCCTGTCAGGGAAAGAGCGGCACGAGACGCGCCGGAAGATACGACGTCTCGAGAGCGCAGGTTATGTCGGACTGCGGACCATCGAAGATGAGAGGGATGTTTCCTACGCAATTGAGACCTTCCTGGCTCTCTTTCGGTCTAACCGGGAAGAGAAAGCGCTCTTCATGACCGGCGATGTCAAGTCTTTCTTCAGATCCCTTGCGCTGGCAATGGCCAAGTCCGGGCTCTTAACGCTCTATGTTCTCGATGTGAATGATACGCCCATTGCCGCAGCCATGTGTTTCGACTATCGTTCCACGGTCTATCTTTACAACAATGGCTATGACCGCCATTTCGACTATCTCAGCGGAGGCATTCTGACCACGGTCTTCAGCATTCGGGAGAGCATAAAGCGGAACAGGAAGAGGTATAACTTCCTTCGGGGCACTGAGACATACAAAGGCCGACTCGGGGGCCGTCCGCTGAAGCTGCTTCAGTGCGAGGTGACCTTACGATGA